One stretch of Burkholderia sp. NRF60-BP8 DNA includes these proteins:
- a CDS encoding SDR family oxidoreductase, with protein MNATHDPARPPLAGRTALVTGGGRGLGEAICEELARHGAHVVVADLDGDRAAAVAQRLERHGGQAVGRPLDVRDEASVLQVVHDARESLGDLDVIVNNAAIDVTAPIDDVSVDAWQQVLMTNLFGPYLMCHAAVPMMKARGDGHIVNIASTASKRAWPNASAYHATKWGLLGLSHALHAELRPSGVRVSAIVAGGMRTPFLLDRFPDIDEDTLQPPEHVAAAVRFVLTQPPGTVVPELMVLPMKETSWP; from the coding sequence GTGAACGCGACTCACGATCCAGCCAGACCGCCGCTCGCCGGCCGGACCGCCCTCGTGACCGGGGGCGGCCGCGGTCTCGGCGAAGCCATTTGCGAAGAGCTTGCGCGCCATGGCGCGCACGTGGTGGTCGCCGATCTCGACGGCGATCGCGCGGCGGCCGTCGCGCAGCGGCTCGAACGGCACGGCGGGCAGGCGGTGGGCCGGCCGCTCGACGTGCGCGACGAAGCGTCGGTGCTGCAGGTCGTGCACGATGCGCGCGAGTCGCTCGGCGACCTCGACGTGATCGTCAACAACGCGGCGATCGACGTGACCGCGCCGATCGACGACGTGAGCGTCGACGCGTGGCAGCAGGTGCTGATGACCAACCTGTTCGGCCCGTACCTGATGTGTCACGCGGCCGTGCCGATGATGAAGGCGCGCGGCGACGGGCATATCGTCAACATCGCGTCGACCGCGTCGAAGCGGGCGTGGCCGAACGCGTCCGCGTATCACGCGACGAAGTGGGGGTTGCTCGGCCTGTCGCACGCGCTGCATGCCGAACTGCGGCCGAGCGGGGTGCGCGTGTCGGCGATCGTCGCGGGCGGGATGCGCACGCCGTTCCTGCTCGACCGTTTTCCGGACATCGACGAGGACACGCTGCAGCCGCCGGAGCACGTCGCGGCCGCCGTGCGTTTCGTGCTGACCCAGCCGCCGGGCACGGTCGTGCCGGAACTGATGGTGCTGCCGATGAAGGAGACGTCATGGCCTTGA
- a CDS encoding D-glycero-alpha-D-manno-heptose-1,7-bisphosphate 7-phosphatase, producing the protein MALKRERRLPGAVLFDKDGTLLDDVPYNVDPARMRLAPGAARALRTLGATGMPLAVVSNQSGVALGRFTENELGAVRQRLAELFEANGATLADFFYCPHHPRGSVPRYTCDCICRKPRPGMLRRALAALGAVPEWSWMIGDILDDVEAGRAARCGTILVDCGHETEWRVNAARTPLHVVDRIDLAADIVVREAVRRHGSGVRR; encoded by the coding sequence ATGGCCTTGAAGCGCGAACGGCGGCTGCCCGGCGCGGTGCTGTTCGACAAGGACGGCACGCTGCTCGACGACGTGCCGTACAACGTCGATCCCGCCCGGATGCGCCTCGCGCCGGGCGCGGCACGCGCGCTGCGTACGCTCGGCGCGACCGGCATGCCGCTGGCGGTCGTGTCGAACCAGTCGGGCGTCGCGCTCGGCCGCTTTACCGAAAACGAGCTTGGCGCGGTCCGCCAGCGTCTCGCCGAACTGTTCGAAGCGAACGGTGCGACGCTGGCGGATTTTTTTTACTGCCCGCATCACCCGCGGGGCAGCGTGCCGCGCTACACCTGTGACTGCATCTGCCGCAAGCCGCGCCCCGGCATGCTGCGGCGCGCGCTGGCGGCGCTCGGCGCCGTGCCCGAATGGAGCTGGATGATCGGCGACATCCTCGACGACGTCGAGGCCGGCCGCGCCGCGCGCTGCGGCACGATCCTGGTCGACTGCGGTCACGAGACCGAGTGGCGCGTCAACGCCGCGCGCACGCCGCTCCACGTCGTCGACCGCATCGACCTGGCCGCCGACATCGTCGTGCGCG